Proteins encoded within one genomic window of Mycolicibacterium aubagnense:
- a CDS encoding thiolase family protein — protein sequence MHDVAIIGAGLHPFGRFEGKSAMQMGVDAIFAAVADAGVEWSDIGAATGGSWTVANPDAIVGMVGLSGIPFTNVFNACATAASAVKACADGIRLGDYEIGVAVGLDKHPRGAFTEDPALVGMPSWYAENGQYLTTQFFGMKANRYLNDHGISQQTLARVAAKNFRNGALNPNAFRRKPISEDDILGSPMLNYPLTQYMFCAPDEGAAAVVMCRAEIAHRYTDRPVYVRAVEIRTRSYGAYEVNTTFAPVEEDVAPTVYAARAAFEKAAIAPEDVDVIQLQDTDAGAEIIHMAECGFCGHGDQEKLLADGATEIGGSMPVNTDGGLIANGEPIGASGLRQLHELVRQLRGEAGDRQVPGEPKVGFAQLYGAPGTAAATILTR from the coding sequence ATGCACGACGTAGCGATCATCGGTGCCGGGCTGCACCCGTTCGGCCGGTTCGAGGGCAAGTCCGCGATGCAGATGGGCGTCGACGCGATCTTCGCGGCCGTCGCCGACGCCGGCGTCGAGTGGAGCGACATCGGTGCCGCCACCGGCGGCAGCTGGACCGTCGCGAACCCTGATGCCATCGTGGGCATGGTGGGCTTGAGCGGGATTCCGTTCACCAACGTGTTCAACGCGTGCGCGACCGCGGCCAGCGCGGTCAAGGCGTGCGCCGACGGAATTCGCCTGGGCGACTACGAGATCGGTGTAGCCGTCGGGCTGGACAAGCATCCCCGTGGCGCCTTCACCGAAGACCCCGCCCTGGTCGGCATGCCCAGCTGGTATGCGGAGAACGGACAGTACCTCACCACCCAGTTCTTCGGGATGAAAGCCAACCGGTACCTCAACGACCACGGGATATCGCAGCAGACGCTGGCCAGAGTCGCCGCCAAGAACTTCCGCAACGGCGCGCTGAACCCCAATGCCTTCCGGCGTAAGCCCATTTCGGAGGATGACATCCTGGGCTCGCCGATGCTGAACTACCCGCTGACGCAGTACATGTTCTGCGCACCTGACGAGGGCGCCGCCGCGGTGGTGATGTGCCGCGCCGAGATCGCCCACCGCTACACGGACAGGCCCGTCTACGTGCGCGCCGTCGAAATCCGCACCCGGTCCTATGGCGCCTACGAGGTCAACACCACCTTCGCGCCCGTCGAGGAAGACGTGGCACCGACGGTGTACGCGGCGCGGGCCGCCTTCGAAAAGGCGGCTATCGCACCGGAAGACGTCGACGTGATCCAGCTGCAGGACACCGACGCCGGCGCAGAGATCATCCACATGGCCGAGTGCGGTTTCTGCGGACACGGAGACCAGGAAAAGCTCCTCGCCGACGGCGCCACCGAGATCGGAGGCAGCATGCCGGTCAACACCGACGGCGGCCTGATCGCCAACGGAGAGCCCATCGGTGCATCGGGCCTGCGGCAGCTCCATGAACTGGTCCGTCAGTTACGCGGCGAGGCCGGGGACCGGCAGGTACCCGGCGAGCCGAAGGTCGGCTTCGCGCAGTTATACGGTGCGCCCGGTACCGCCGCGGCCACGATTCTCACGCGGTGA